Proteins co-encoded in one Nicotiana sylvestris chromosome 7, ASM39365v2, whole genome shotgun sequence genomic window:
- the LOC104231922 gene encoding protein RGF1 INDUCIBLE TRANSCRIPTION FACTOR 1-like has translation MPGWLGPFLKRTFFGSCLVHELQKNELNRYCITCDLALCRYCISSDKHNDHKLLKIYRHVYKDVVPLDEMEIHIDCSKIQPYKCNKKWVISLNPLPHCGSGSQIVGDATCYICKRRLNDPDQYRFCCISCKVEALSRKRNEASCALRAIEAFEAIQNGEIRRKRRRKGYPHRAPIQ, from the exons ATGCCAGGATGGCTTGGTCCATTTTTAAAGAGGACATTTTTTGGGTCATGTTTGGTACATGAACTCCAAAAGAATGAATTGAACAGGTATTGCATTACCTGTGATTTAGCATTATGCAGGTATTGCATTTCTTCAGACAAACACAATGACCACAAGCTTCTAAAGATTTACCGACATGTTTACAAAGATGTTGTTCCCCTCGATGAGATGGAGATTCATATTGATTGCTCCAAAATCCAG CCGTACAAATGCAACAAGAAATGGGTTATCTCTTTGAATCCGCTGCCACATTGTGGGTCAGGCTCTCAAATTGTTGGAGATGCTACTTGTTATATTTGCAAAAGGAGATTGAATGACCCTGACCAGTATCGCTTCTGCTGTATTTCCTGCaag GTAGAAGCCTTATCCAGGAAGAGAAATGAAGCGAGTTGTGCGCTACGTGCAATTGAAGCTTTTGAAGCAATTCAGAATGGCGAGATCAGGCGCAAGCGCAGGAGGAAGGGATATCCTCACAGAGCTCCTATTCAATAA